In Synechocystis sp. PCC 6714, the following are encoded in one genomic region:
- a CDS encoding nitrate ABC transporter ATP-binding protein (This model describes the ATP binding subunits of ATP-binding cassette (ABC) transporters for nitrate transport, or for bicarbonate transport, in bacteria and archaea.) — protein sequence MQTTISQTSMDPSFQSAQPNQYHSFITIENVSKVYATTKGPYTVLENVNLSVNEGEFICVIGHSGCGKSTLLNMVSGFSQPTAGVVQVGGKVISEPGPDRMVVFQNYALLPWLSALENVYIAVDAVHPQKTEAEKRAIAKDHLAMVGLTDAMDKKPGQISGGMKQRVSIARALAIRPQVLILDEPFGALDAITKEELQEELLQIWNEHRCTVLMITHDIDEALFLADRLVMMTNGPHANIGEIMTIPFPRPRDRDRIMEDPTYYQLRNYALDFLYNRFAHDDVA from the coding sequence ATGCAAACCACCATTTCCCAAACTTCCATGGATCCATCCTTCCAGAGCGCACAGCCCAACCAGTACCATTCCTTTATCACCATTGAAAACGTTTCTAAAGTTTACGCCACCACCAAAGGCCCCTATACAGTCCTGGAAAATGTCAATCTCAGCGTCAATGAAGGGGAATTTATCTGTGTGATCGGCCACTCCGGTTGCGGCAAATCCACCCTACTTAATATGGTGTCTGGTTTTTCCCAACCCACCGCAGGGGTGGTCCAGGTCGGCGGTAAAGTGATCAGTGAGCCCGGCCCCGATCGCATGGTGGTGTTCCAAAATTACGCCCTCTTACCCTGGTTAAGCGCCTTGGAAAACGTTTACATTGCTGTCGATGCAGTGCACCCCCAGAAAACAGAAGCGGAAAAGCGGGCGATCGCCAAGGACCATTTAGCCATGGTGGGATTAACCGATGCCATGGACAAAAAACCGGGGCAGATCTCCGGCGGCATGAAGCAACGGGTTTCCATTGCCCGGGCCCTGGCCATTCGTCCCCAGGTACTAATTTTGGACGAACCCTTCGGAGCGTTGGATGCCATCACCAAGGAGGAATTGCAGGAAGAGTTACTGCAAATTTGGAATGAGCACCGCTGCACAGTGTTAATGATCACCCACGACATTGACGAAGCTTTATTCCTAGCCGATCGCCTAGTGATGATGACCAATGGGCCCCATGCCAACATTGGGGAAATTATGACCATTCCTTTTCCTCGGCCGAGGGACCGGGACCGCATCATGGAAGACCCCACCTATTATCAGTTACGGAACTACGCCCTCGATTTTCTCTATAACCGTTTCGCCCACGACGATGTGGCTTAG
- a CDS encoding nitrate ABC transporter ATP-binding protein (This model describes the ATP binding subunits of ATP-binding cassette (ABC) transporters for nitrate transport, or for bicarbonate transport, in bacteria and archaea.), which yields MGVFVAVEQIDKVFSLSNGGEYIALKGINLEIKKGEFVSLIGHSGCGKSTLLNMIAGLDLPSEGIVTLEGKRISQPGPDKMVIFQNYSLLPWLTVKQNIALAVDEVMKGASAAERKAIVEEHINLVGLGHAVDKRPGELSGGMKQRVAIARALAIRPKLLLLDEPFGALDALTRGNLQEQLMRICEQYQVTAVMVTHDVDEAVLLSDRIVMLTNGPESNIGGILDVDIPRPRKRMEVVEHPSYYSLRSEIIYFLNQQKRIKKLRAKKTTAIARHGLEKVNLELGYVPLVACAPLVVAQEKGFFAKHGLDEVSLVRETSWRGIVDGIAGGHLDAAQMPAGMPTWLTTGGYREQSIPVVSALTMTRNGNAITLSRKLYDQGIYTAEDFRQLLLTSDGDAEGTLRARHTLGMVHPSSMHNLLLRYWLAAHNIDPDRDVTLKTIPPAQMVADLKAGSIDGYCVSEPWNLRASMEGVGFSIATDLEIWQNHPGKVLGVKEDWAIAYPNTHVALVKALLEACAYCADPNHEPEIRALLAGRQYLSTNIDYIHLGDPEGRTCSLGNPVDYAHHLFFGDQVNRPIRTEHLWMMTQMARWGEIPFPRNWVEILERVCRVGVFSTAARELGYEVNYQRQPIALFDGEIFNADDPIAYLNHTAIHNNFTIAEVHLSNPSYPPIAA from the coding sequence ATGGGTGTTTTTGTTGCAGTTGAGCAAATTGATAAGGTTTTTTCCCTCAGCAATGGCGGTGAATACATCGCCCTTAAAGGGATCAATTTAGAAATTAAAAAGGGGGAATTTGTTTCCCTCATTGGCCACTCCGGCTGTGGTAAGTCAACTTTGCTTAATATGATTGCGGGGTTAGATTTACCCAGTGAAGGCATTGTTACCCTGGAAGGTAAGCGGATCAGCCAACCCGGCCCGGATAAAATGGTAATTTTCCAAAATTATTCTCTTCTGCCCTGGTTGACGGTTAAGCAAAATATTGCGCTGGCGGTGGATGAGGTAATGAAGGGGGCATCGGCGGCGGAACGAAAGGCCATTGTCGAAGAACATATTAATTTGGTGGGTCTAGGTCATGCGGTGGATAAACGGCCCGGTGAATTGTCCGGGGGCATGAAGCAACGGGTGGCGATCGCCAGGGCTTTGGCCATTCGACCCAAATTATTGTTACTGGATGAACCCTTTGGGGCGCTGGATGCATTGACCAGGGGCAATTTGCAGGAACAATTAATGCGAATTTGTGAACAGTATCAAGTCACGGCGGTAATGGTTACCCACGATGTGGACGAAGCAGTGTTGCTCTCGGATCGGATTGTGATGCTAACCAATGGCCCCGAATCGAATATTGGTGGCATTTTGGATGTGGATATTCCCCGCCCCCGCAAACGTATGGAAGTGGTGGAACATCCCAGTTATTACAGCCTCCGCAGTGAAATTATTTACTTCCTCAATCAACAAAAACGGATTAAAAAGTTACGGGCGAAAAAAACCACGGCGATCGCCAGGCATGGATTGGAAAAGGTCAATTTGGAATTGGGCTATGTGCCCTTGGTGGCCTGTGCGCCCCTGGTGGTGGCCCAGGAAAAGGGATTTTTCGCCAAACATGGGTTGGATGAGGTCAGCCTAGTGCGGGAAACCAGTTGGCGGGGCATTGTAGACGGCATTGCCGGAGGCCATTTGGATGCGGCCCAAATGCCGGCCGGGATGCCCACCTGGTTAACCACAGGGGGTTATCGGGAACAATCTATTCCCGTAGTGAGCGCTTTGACCATGACCCGCAACGGTAACGCCATCACCCTCAGTCGAAAATTGTACGACCAGGGCATTTATACCGCTGAGGACTTTCGCCAACTATTGCTGACCTCCGATGGCGATGCCGAAGGCACACTGCGTGCCCGCCATACCCTGGGCATGGTGCATCCTTCTTCTATGCACAATCTACTGTTGCGCTATTGGTTGGCCGCCCACAACATTGACCCGGATCGGGACGTAACCTTAAAAACCATTCCCCCCGCCCAGATGGTGGCAGATCTGAAAGCCGGGAGCATTGACGGCTATTGTGTCAGCGAACCCTGGAATCTCCGGGCCTCCATGGAGGGGGTGGGCTTTAGCATTGCCACCGATTTGGAAATTTGGCAGAATCACCCTGGCAAGGTTTTGGGAGTCAAGGAAGATTGGGCGATCGCCTACCCCAATACCCACGTCGCTTTGGTTAAAGCCCTGTTGGAAGCCTGTGCCTACTGCGCCGATCCCAACCATGAACCAGAAATTCGGGCATTGCTGGCGGGTCGTCAATACCTCAGCACTAATATTGATTACATTCACCTGGGCGATCCGGAAGGGCGCACCTGTAGCCTCGGTAACCCCGTGGATTATGCCCACCATCTTTTCTTTGGCGATCAAGTCAATCGTCCCATCCGCACCGAACATCTTTGGATGATGACCCAAATGGCCCGCTGGGGCGAGATTCCCTTTCCCCGCAACTGGGTGGAAATTTTGGAGCGGGTCTGTCGAGTGGGGGTATTTAGCACCGCCGCCCGGGAATTGGGCTACGAAGTGAATTATCAACGGCAACCGATCGCCCTTTTTGACGGGGAAATATTTAACGCCGATGACCCCATTGCCTACCTCAATCACACCGCTATTCATAACAACTTCACCATTGCCGAAGTCCACCTCAGCAATCCCAGTTATCCCCCCATCGCCGCCTAG
- the ntrB gene encoding nitrate ABC transporter permease, which translates to MTISVRKSRPANNNFNKIWRKYEDNIIPPIVGILGFLLVWQLASVIGLIKLPPPTDLITNERTRVYLMYPFFNRGGTDVGLFWQAMASLQRVLIGYSLAAIVGISLGILVGLNVFLNKALDPLFQFLRTVPPLAWVPLALAALQQNQPAALFVIFITAVWPILINTAVGVQQIPQDYINVRKVLRLSPNKFFFKILIPSALPYIFTGLRIAIGLAWLAIIAAEIVMSGIVGIGFFIWDSYQNNYISDIILALIYIGAIGLILDRFMAWLQTLIVRD; encoded by the coding sequence ATGACTATCAGCGTCAGAAAATCCCGCCCTGCAAATAACAATTTCAATAAAATTTGGCGCAAATATGAGGACAATATTATTCCTCCCATTGTGGGTATTTTAGGTTTTCTTTTAGTTTGGCAATTAGCATCGGTCATTGGCTTAATTAAACTGCCTCCTCCTACGGATTTAATTACTAATGAACGGACTCGGGTTTATTTAATGTATCCCTTTTTTAACCGGGGAGGCACCGATGTCGGTCTATTTTGGCAAGCTATGGCCAGTTTGCAACGGGTTTTAATTGGCTATAGTTTAGCTGCCATCGTGGGCATCAGTTTGGGGATTTTGGTAGGACTGAATGTCTTTCTTAATAAAGCTCTGGATCCACTATTTCAGTTTTTGCGTACCGTTCCTCCCCTAGCTTGGGTTCCCCTAGCTTTAGCCGCTCTCCAGCAGAATCAACCAGCGGCATTATTCGTTATTTTTATCACCGCAGTATGGCCAATTTTAATTAATACAGCGGTGGGAGTTCAACAAATTCCCCAGGACTACATTAATGTGCGTAAGGTCCTGCGCCTATCACCGAATAAATTTTTCTTCAAAATCTTAATTCCGTCAGCCTTACCCTACATTTTCACTGGTTTACGCATTGCCATTGGTTTGGCTTGGTTGGCAATTATTGCGGCGGAAATTGTTATGTCTGGCATTGTCGGTATTGGTTTCTTCATCTGGGATTCTTACCAAAATAATTACATTAGCGACATCATTCTGGCGTTGATTTACATCGGAGCTATTGGTCTAATTCTTGACCGCTTTATGGCTTGGTTACAAACTTTAATTGTGCGGGATTAG
- a CDS encoding CmpA/NrtA family ABC transporter substrate-binding protein, whose product MGSLNRRKFLITSAASATGALFLKGCMGNPPDTTGAGSTASPSPGTTPTALTPETTPETTAVKLGFIPIFESVPLIIAKEKGFFAKYGMADVEISKQANWGAARDNVEIGSAGGGIDGGQWQMPMPYLISEGLITKNNVKVPMYVLAMLCTQGNGIAIAKNQTGKNIGLDTSKAKDYITGLKAAGTPFRAAYTFPKVNQDFWIRYWLAAGGIDPDTEVSLLTVPAAQTVANMKTGSMDGFSTGDPWPARIVKDEIGFMAAITAEIWPSHPEEYLAIRADWVDQNPKATKALLKGVMEAQQWCDQQSNRAELAQIVSGAQYFNVPATILEPMLMGNYVMGDGKPDINDYKKAVQYWKTDKGNVSYPYKSLDLWFLTESVRWGFLPQNTLDTAQALIDKVNRSDLWKEAAQEGGIAAADIPTSDSRGVETFFDGITFDPANPKAYLDSLKIKKLA is encoded by the coding sequence ATGGGTTCTCTCAATCGACGCAAATTCCTAATCACCTCCGCAGCCTCTGCCACAGGGGCTTTATTTCTGAAAGGTTGCATGGGCAATCCCCCCGATACAACGGGAGCGGGAAGTACCGCCAGTCCATCTCCAGGTACCACCCCAACTGCATTGACCCCAGAAACCACCCCGGAAACCACCGCAGTCAAATTAGGCTTTATCCCCATTTTTGAGTCGGTACCCCTGATTATTGCCAAAGAAAAGGGCTTTTTTGCCAAATATGGCATGGCAGACGTGGAAATTTCCAAACAGGCCAACTGGGGAGCTGCTCGGGATAACGTGGAAATTGGTTCCGCTGGGGGGGGCATTGATGGGGGCCAGTGGCAAATGCCCATGCCCTATCTAATTAGTGAAGGATTAATCACTAAAAATAATGTCAAAGTCCCCATGTATGTGTTGGCCATGCTTTGTACCCAGGGCAACGGCATTGCGATCGCCAAAAATCAGACTGGGAAAAACATCGGTTTAGACACCAGTAAAGCCAAAGATTACATCACTGGTCTAAAAGCCGCGGGAACTCCTTTCCGGGCCGCCTACACTTTCCCCAAAGTAAACCAGGACTTTTGGATCCGTTACTGGCTGGCCGCTGGGGGCATTGATCCCGACACCGAAGTCAGTCTGCTGACCGTACCGGCCGCCCAAACCGTGGCCAACATGAAAACCGGTTCCATGGACGGCTTCAGCACCGGAGACCCTTGGCCCGCCAGGATTGTCAAAGACGAGATTGGTTTTATGGCCGCCATCACCGCTGAAATTTGGCCTTCCCACCCGGAAGAATACCTCGCCATCCGGGCCGACTGGGTAGATCAAAATCCTAAAGCTACTAAAGCCTTACTTAAGGGAGTGATGGAAGCCCAACAGTGGTGTGACCAACAGAGCAACCGAGCTGAATTGGCCCAAATTGTTTCCGGTGCCCAATACTTTAACGTGCCCGCCACCATTTTAGAGCCAATGTTAATGGGCAATTATGTCATGGGAGATGGCAAACCGGATATCAATGATTACAAAAAAGCCGTCCAATATTGGAAAACCGATAAAGGCAATGTTTCCTATCCCTATAAGAGCCTTGATTTATGGTTCTTAACCGAAAGTGTGCGCTGGGGCTTCCTGCCACAAAATACCCTGGATACGGCCCAGGCTTTGATCGACAAAGTAAATCGTTCTGATCTATGGAAAGAAGCGGCCCAGGAAGGGGGCATAGCAGCAGCGGATATTCCCACCAGTGATTCCCGTGGGGTGGAAACCTTCTTTGATGGAATAACTTTTGATCCCGCCAATCCTAAAGCTTATTTAGATAGCTTGAAAATCAAAAAACTCGCCTAA
- a CDS encoding LysR family transcriptional regulator: MKNATLHQFEVFAAIARTGSFTKAAEELFLTQPTVSQQMKQLTRAIGVPLYEQIGRKIYLTEAGQAVLKASRNIGVCLDQLQEVIADLQGMKKGHLRLATITTGKYFVPRLLGEFRQQYPGISISLQIGNRQQILERLANNLDDLYFLGKPPSNLDINIRHFLENPLVVIAPRQHPLVNEKKISLVRLIEEPLIMRESGSGTRMAVEEFFDENRLTMNVEMEISSNEAIKQAVYGGLGISILSLYSLALEGLNGPLAVLDVEGFPLQKHWYIVYQKAKQLSIVSQTFLDYLFANDEAVSVAQFL, translated from the coding sequence ATGAAAAATGCCACTCTCCATCAGTTCGAAGTCTTTGCGGCGATCGCCAGAACAGGCAGTTTCACCAAGGCGGCGGAGGAGTTATTCCTGACCCAGCCCACCGTTTCCCAGCAGATGAAGCAACTCACCAGGGCGATCGGAGTGCCCTTGTATGAACAAATTGGCCGAAAAATTTATTTAACTGAAGCGGGGCAAGCGGTTTTAAAGGCTAGCCGCAATATTGGTGTTTGTCTGGATCAATTGCAGGAAGTGATTGCCGACCTCCAGGGCATGAAAAAGGGTCATTTACGCCTAGCAACCATCACCACCGGTAAATATTTCGTGCCAAGACTTTTGGGAGAATTTCGTCAACAATATCCAGGCATTTCAATCTCTTTACAAATTGGCAATCGTCAACAAATTTTGGAGCGTTTGGCTAATAACTTAGACGATTTGTATTTTTTGGGTAAACCACCTTCTAATCTTGATATCAATATTCGTCACTTTTTAGAGAATCCCCTGGTGGTCATTGCTCCCCGCCAGCATCCCTTGGTTAACGAAAAGAAAATTTCTTTGGTAAGGTTGATTGAGGAACCATTAATTATGCGGGAATCCGGCTCTGGCACGAGAATGGCAGTGGAGGAATTTTTCGATGAAAATCGCTTAACAATGAATGTGGAAATGGAAATCAGCAGTAATGAAGCCATCAAGCAAGCGGTGTATGGTGGCTTAGGAATCTCGATTTTATCCTTATACTCTCTGGCATTGGAAGGACTCAATGGCCCCCTGGCAGTACTAGATGTGGAAGGTTTTCCCCTGCAAAAACATTGGTATATTGTTTACCAAAAAGCTAAGCAGTTATCGATTGTTTCTCAAACTTTTTTGGACTATTTATTCGCCAATGATGAAGCAGTTTCCGTTGCACAATTTTTATGA
- a CDS encoding phosphotransacetylase family protein has translation MVNSPQCLLVGSLEPYSGKSGIILGLARLLQQQGMAIAYGKPIGTAMTKAAAELEEADIEFISQSLELAPAQVRKPLVFLDEDTINRRLKGDDKTNYAEALQASIQDLKADLVLLEGPGNLWEGSLFGLSFSELAAKINAAVLLVGRYHSPLVVDGLLKARQTLGDSLKGVVINDIPLEALTETKDLVKPFLESQGIPVLGLLAEDRLLRSVSVRELAHQLNAKVLCSEDHLDLMVESLTIGAMNVNSALEYFRQGENKAVVTGGDRTDLQLAALETSTSCLILTGHAGPQPLIISRAKDLEIPILSVNQDTLTTVEIVDQAFGNVRLQEPVKVQCIQQLMATHFDLKAFQAVMAKL, from the coding sequence GTGGTCAATTCACCCCAATGTTTATTAGTCGGGTCTTTGGAGCCCTATAGCGGCAAGTCAGGAATTATCCTTGGTTTGGCTCGACTTTTGCAACAACAGGGAATGGCGATCGCCTACGGCAAACCCATTGGCACAGCCATGACTAAGGCGGCGGCGGAATTGGAAGAGGCGGACATTGAATTTATTAGCCAGAGCTTGGAGTTGGCACCGGCCCAAGTCCGTAAACCGTTGGTATTTTTGGATGAAGATACCATCAACCGACGATTGAAGGGGGACGATAAAACTAACTATGCGGAAGCGCTCCAGGCATCCATTCAGGATTTAAAAGCGGATTTGGTGTTACTGGAAGGTCCTGGTAATCTCTGGGAGGGTAGTCTCTTTGGACTTTCTTTTTCCGAGTTGGCGGCCAAAATTAACGCGGCAGTTCTGCTGGTGGGTCGCTATCATTCTCCCTTAGTGGTGGATGGCCTGCTCAAAGCCCGACAAACCCTGGGGGATAGCCTCAAAGGGGTCGTAATTAATGACATTCCCCTGGAGGCATTGACGGAGACAAAGGATTTGGTCAAACCCTTTTTGGAAAGTCAGGGCATCCCAGTGCTTGGGCTGTTGGCGGAGGATCGTCTACTTAGAAGCGTAAGTGTGCGGGAACTGGCCCATCAGTTGAACGCCAAGGTGCTCTGCAGTGAAGACCATTTGGATTTGATGGTGGAGAGCCTCACCATTGGAGCAATGAACGTCAACTCTGCCCTGGAATATTTCCGTCAAGGGGAAAACAAAGCTGTGGTTACCGGCGGCGATCGTACCGATTTGCAATTAGCGGCCCTGGAAACCTCCACCAGTTGCCTAATTCTGACTGGCCATGCGGGCCCCCAACCTTTAATCATTAGTCGGGCCAAGGACTTGGAAATCCCCATTCTTTCGGTCAACCAAGATACCCTCACCACTGTGGAAATTGTTGACCAAGCCTTTGGCAATGTGCGTCTCCAAGAACCGGTTAAAGTGCAGTGCATTCAACAATTAATGGCCACCCATTTTGATCTGAAAGCTTTTCAAGCGGTGATGGCCAAGCTTTAG
- the ebsA gene encoding type IV pilus biogenesis protein EbsA, giving the protein MSSNAISQLQPADKRDVIVYQPYYPDKNKQKLLPLPLALYQLGQVEGARRIEGGENLSFVATWFVSRLPSELTRCRMQFDGQADLSYEMTVLNSEFMDYLIDLIAGYEENKSIDFPQNFYRKLLRLDDASSV; this is encoded by the coding sequence ATGTCTAGCAACGCCATTAGCCAGCTTCAGCCCGCCGACAAAAGGGATGTCATTGTTTACCAGCCCTACTACCCAGACAAAAATAAACAGAAGTTACTACCATTGCCCCTTGCTCTTTATCAATTGGGGCAGGTGGAGGGGGCTCGGCGCATCGAGGGGGGCGAGAATCTCTCCTTTGTAGCCACTTGGTTTGTATCCCGTTTACCGTCGGAGTTAACCCGGTGTCGCATGCAATTCGATGGGCAAGCGGATTTGAGTTATGAAATGACTGTCCTTAATTCGGAATTTATGGACTATTTGATTGACTTAATTGCAGGGTACGAAGAAAACAAAAGCATTGATTTTCCCCAAAACTTTTACCGTAAACTTTTACGATTGGATGACGCTTCCTCGGTCTAG
- a CDS encoding glycosyltransferase family 1 protein, with protein sequence MTGSHLLVNLSFLLAQPTGLSVYAGNVFPHLKPLKPTLLTSQLVADFPCQTVPNNLTPAQGSRGHFNRLVWTQFQLTKLYRQLKGSLLFSPIPEAPLWADCRTVVMVHDLIPLRFPNWKSPLTSYCKFYLPLVLGQAEHILCNSQATADDVIDYFGISANKITPIALGYDRQHFQLGQDDLAQRRNPYFLFVGRHDPHKNVGRIIRAFAQFVQNINVRDIDLILAGPTDRRYTPKLMALAAELGVETQVHCLDYVSYDQLRQLYRQAIALVFPSLWEGFGFPVLESMACGTVVITSSISSLPEVGGDAVLLVDPYSIQEIYQGMEHVWKDENLRQHLQQKSLAKAKEFSWEKTGNLTMEVLAKYL encoded by the coding sequence ATGACCGGATCCCATTTGTTGGTTAATCTTTCTTTTTTATTGGCCCAACCGACGGGATTGAGTGTCTATGCTGGCAATGTTTTTCCCCATCTCAAACCCCTCAAGCCAACGCTACTAACTTCCCAGTTGGTGGCGGATTTTCCCTGCCAAACTGTACCGAATAATCTCACCCCAGCCCAGGGCAGTCGGGGCCATTTTAATCGCTTAGTTTGGACCCAGTTTCAGCTAACAAAACTCTACCGACAGTTGAAGGGTTCGTTGCTTTTTTCCCCCATCCCGGAGGCTCCACTTTGGGCTGATTGTCGCACAGTGGTTATGGTGCATGATTTGATTCCCCTCCGGTTTCCCAACTGGAAGTCACCCCTGACTAGCTATTGCAAGTTTTATCTGCCTTTGGTGCTAGGGCAAGCAGAACATATTTTGTGTAATTCCCAAGCAACGGCCGATGATGTGATTGACTACTTCGGGATTTCTGCTAATAAAATAACCCCGATCGCCTTGGGATATGACCGGCAACATTTCCAACTGGGGCAAGACGATTTAGCCCAAAGGAGGAATCCCTATTTTCTGTTTGTGGGCCGCCATGATCCCCATAAGAATGTGGGCAGGATCATCCGAGCCTTTGCTCAATTTGTGCAAAATATCAACGTCCGGGACATTGACTTGATTCTGGCCGGCCCCACCGATCGCCGTTACACTCCCAAATTAATGGCCTTGGCGGCAGAATTGGGGGTTGAGACCCAAGTACATTGTTTAGACTACGTTAGCTATGATCAACTGCGACAACTTTACCGTCAGGCGATCGCCCTGGTGTTTCCCTCTTTATGGGAGGGATTCGGTTTTCCGGTGCTGGAATCCATGGCCTGTGGCACTGTAGTTATTACTTCTTCCATTTCTTCCTTGCCAGAAGTAGGGGGCGATGCCGTTCTATTGGTCGATCCCTACAGCATTCAAGAGATTTACCAAGGGATGGAGCACGTCTGGAAGGATGAAAATTTGCGGCAACATCTGCAACAAAAGAGCTTAGCCAAGGCAAAGGAATTTTCCTGGGAAAAAACCGGTAATTTAACGATGGAAGTCTTGGCCAAATACCTCTAA
- the lpxA gene encoding acyl-ACP--UDP-N-acetylglucosamine O-acyltransferase has translation MGRLFALVPAPIIPHSERLMLTDNRLGEATLSPSIHPTAIIHPQAQLHATVQVGAFSVIGEKVTIGANTVIGPHVVVEGPTEIGTGNRIFPGAVIGCEPQDLKYKGGESWVKIGNDNQIREYVTINRATEEGAVTRIGDRNLLMAYAHVAHNCVIENEVIIANSVALAGHIYIESQARISGVLGVHQFVHIGRLAMVGGMSRIERDVPPFTIVEGNPSRVRSLNLIGLQRSGMSAEDLSALKQAFRLIYRSNTPYQQALEELGRSAAHPYVQHFQRFLQQSSYDEGRRGPIPGKK, from the coding sequence ATGGGGAGGTTATTTGCCCTTGTTCCTGCTCCGATTATTCCCCATTCCGAGAGATTAATGTTGACTGATAACCGCTTGGGAGAAGCGACCTTGTCCCCATCTATCCATCCAACGGCCATCATCCATCCCCAAGCCCAGTTACATGCCACAGTTCAGGTGGGGGCTTTTAGTGTGATTGGGGAGAAAGTCACTATTGGCGCTAATACGGTCATCGGTCCCCATGTGGTGGTGGAAGGACCCACGGAAATTGGTACGGGTAATCGAATTTTTCCCGGTGCAGTGATCGGTTGTGAACCCCAGGATTTGAAATATAAGGGCGGAGAAAGCTGGGTTAAAATCGGCAACGATAACCAAATTAGGGAATATGTCACCATTAACCGGGCGACGGAAGAGGGGGCTGTGACCCGTATTGGCGATCGCAATTTGCTAATGGCCTATGCCCATGTGGCCCACAATTGTGTGATCGAAAATGAAGTAATCATCGCCAACTCTGTAGCTTTAGCAGGGCACATCTACATCGAATCCCAGGCAAGAATCAGTGGTGTTTTGGGTGTACACCAATTTGTCCACATTGGCCGGTTGGCCATGGTGGGGGGCATGAGTCGCATTGAAAGGGATGTGCCTCCTTTCACCATTGTTGAAGGCAATCCTTCCCGGGTGCGTTCCCTCAATTTAATTGGCCTGCAACGTTCCGGCATGTCAGCGGAGGATTTGAGTGCGTTAAAACAGGCTTTTCGCTTGATTTACCGTTCCAATACCCCCTACCAACAGGCTTTAGAAGAGTTGGGGCGATCGGCCGCCCATCCCTACGTGCAACATTTCCAACGCTTTTTGCAGCAATCTAGCTACGATGAGGGGCGACGAGGCCCTATTCCCGGCAAAAAGTAG
- the cobA gene encoding uroporphyrinogen-III C-methyltransferase has protein sequence MVVRLQNGLMGKVYLVGAGPGDPGLMTIKGKGLLENAEAVVYDALVSPAILAMVNPQAELIDAGKRRGRHTKLQSETTQLLAQLAEKHAVVVRLKGGDPFIFGRGGEEMEDLVKAGIDVEVVPGITAGIAAPAYAQIPLTHRNYSSSVTFVTGHEAAGKYRPEVNWAAIARGSETIVIYMGVYSLATILPQLMAAGLGKDTPIALIRWGTCPEQQELVGTFATILAQIEAENFQAPAIVVIGAVVNYPANLRQQLQPMLSNL, from the coding sequence GTGGTTGTTAGGTTGCAAAACGGATTGATGGGCAAAGTGTATTTAGTCGGAGCGGGGCCTGGGGATCCCGGCTTGATGACCATTAAGGGTAAAGGTCTGTTGGAGAATGCTGAGGCGGTGGTCTATGACGCCCTCGTAAGTCCAGCTATTTTAGCGATGGTTAATCCCCAAGCCGAATTAATTGATGCAGGTAAAAGGCGGGGCAGACACACCAAGTTACAGTCAGAAACCACACAGTTATTGGCACAATTGGCTGAAAAACACGCTGTAGTGGTGCGCCTGAAAGGGGGAGATCCTTTCATTTTTGGCCGGGGGGGGGAAGAAATGGAGGATCTAGTCAAAGCCGGCATTGACGTGGAGGTGGTGCCGGGCATTACAGCGGGCATTGCGGCTCCCGCCTATGCTCAAATTCCTCTCACCCATCGCAACTACAGTTCTTCTGTCACTTTTGTCACGGGCCATGAAGCGGCGGGGAAATATCGACCGGAGGTGAATTGGGCGGCGATCGCCAGGGGATCGGAGACCATTGTGATTTATATGGGGGTGTATAGTTTGGCTACTATTTTGCCCCAATTGATGGCGGCGGGGTTGGGAAAAGATACCCCCATTGCCCTGATCCGGTGGGGAACCTGTCCAGAACAACAGGAACTGGTGGGCACTTTTGCCACCATTTTGGCCCAGATCGAAGCAGAAAATTTTCAAGCCCCGGCGATCGTGGTCATCGGGGCGGTGGTGAATTATCCGGCTAATCTCCGTCAGCAATTGCAACCCATGTTAAGCAACCTGTAG